One Leptospira semungkisensis DNA segment encodes these proteins:
- a CDS encoding alanine racemase: protein MAAFVVKPKDNGAVYSDYFQKLNQELRSSGPGKPIVLLDLDRLDANLKVLKEKIQPPLQYRVVVKSLPSLDLLRYIVRETGSRRLMVFHSGDLVMLLNDPEFQKFDILLGKPMPVAALSEIYSRTKKENFQKVQWLLDTSTRIEQYLEFAKKKDLKLKLNLEIDIGLHRGGFPNPEASLQALDLIQENSDRLSFSGYMGYEPHVASVPTIFRDKIAAMEEALGESLQRYSSHIELGKRKYPKLFTSDLTFNGGGSKTYKFYQKHLGVVNDLSLGSALVKPTDFDVESLEEHTPAVFIATPVLKKLEGTQIPFLESISFLFPLWDPNQEVTYFIYGGAYSAKKESPKGLQDNSLFGSSTNQSILNGSKATKLEPDDYVFFRPTQSEKVMAEMGEIHLLRGNKLSGIWKCFIN, encoded by the coding sequence ATCGCTGCTTTCGTAGTTAAACCCAAGGATAACGGAGCAGTATATTCAGATTACTTTCAAAAACTGAATCAAGAATTAAGATCTTCTGGTCCGGGCAAGCCGATCGTGCTATTAGATCTGGATCGATTGGATGCAAATCTCAAAGTATTAAAGGAAAAGATCCAGCCTCCTTTGCAATATAGAGTTGTGGTGAAATCACTTCCTTCTTTGGATCTACTCAGATATATCGTAAGAGAAACAGGTTCTCGTAGGCTTATGGTCTTTCACTCAGGAGATTTGGTTATGCTTCTGAATGATCCTGAATTCCAAAAGTTTGATATACTCTTAGGAAAGCCGATGCCGGTTGCAGCTCTTTCTGAGATCTACTCCAGAACGAAAAAAGAAAACTTTCAAAAAGTACAATGGCTTTTAGACACTTCTACCAGAATAGAACAGTATTTGGAGTTTGCTAAGAAGAAGGATCTAAAATTAAAACTCAATCTGGAAATAGATATAGGTCTTCATAGGGGAGGATTCCCCAATCCGGAAGCTTCTCTGCAAGCTTTGGATCTGATCCAAGAGAATTCGGATCGTCTTTCTTTTTCCGGATATATGGGCTATGAGCCTCATGTGGCCTCCGTGCCTACGATTTTTAGAGATAAAATTGCAGCCATGGAGGAAGCGTTGGGTGAGTCTCTGCAAAGATATTCTTCTCATATAGAATTAGGAAAACGTAAATATCCAAAGCTCTTTACTTCCGATCTGACCTTTAACGGAGGAGGAAGCAAGACCTACAAGTTCTATCAAAAACATTTAGGAGTGGTCAATGATCTCTCTTTAGGTTCCGCCTTAGTAAAGCCTACAGACTTTGATGTCGAGAGTTTGGAGGAACATACTCCTGCTGTCTTCATAGCGACTCCTGTTTTAAAAAAACTAGAAGGTACTCAAATCCCATTCTTGGAATCTATATCCTTCTTGTTTCCTCTTTGGGACCCGAACCAAGAAGTGACTTATTTTATCTACGGTGGAGCTTATTCCGCTAAGAAGGAATCGCCTAAGGGATTACAGGATAATTCCTTATTCGGTTCCAGTACGAACCAAAGTATTCTGAACGGATCTAAGGCTACAAAGCTAGAACCGGATGATTACGTATTCTTCCGGCCTACTCAAAGTGAAAAGGTCATGGCGGAGATGGGAGAAATCCATCTATTGCGGGGAAATAAACTCTCCGGTATATGGAAATGCTTTATTAATTAA
- a CDS encoding adenylate/guanylate cyclase domain-containing protein — MAQIQKTLSARYIFLFAFSFLLFLPGLLFSEENDSVSKWKDLDLKRLDWHSVQGFKKEYSQGFDVSGSSVRKIEGFPIVLNQLYKTPVSDELQEFTVQTTFLLDDEAKKEIFVSPIRLFLSFIGENWEIYLNGHLLRKEIHLTPEGKIQERRSYRDLEVTVDSSVLKEGENTLVFHLLGDAPAILLSEDNFLTPTNVDLGFYVNGDYTLGQDYDFSRQIGVLTNLSLNTIYIFFGLYHLLIFTKRRADKYNLFFGVFSISMAIYSLSRSSIIFDFIQDTTLITRMEYGSVALLAPLFLLFLHDYFYGSTLPKWPILLIASFSFVIFFFSLLAPFRYLITSLRAWQISIIPSLIYMLYFMGKAVYLKKKDASVMAISLFIIVFIAGYDLLDSMFFQLGFRFMQFAYLLFVISLTTILANRFIDLYRQSEELNIELSHQKLELARQKNAFFRFVPMQFLSVLGKDSAVDVNLGDSALREMSVLFTDIRSFTTISEKMTPEENFRFINGYLARMEPLIQKYEGFVDKFMGDAILALFSAEKSAVSDNSWDGKSAADRAVLAAIEMRKRVRELTEEVKEGHIKGVRIGIGINTGNLMLGTVGSSHRLDTTVIGDTVNVASRLESLTNLYKADILVTQNTLSSLTIQDELAVREVDSVVVKGKSQPIVIYEIYESDDPHIRKLKDATLPLISRGIILYKVGNFKEALLNFEQALKVYPEDIVPILYRKRCQEYIESPPVGNWIGVQHLLEK; from the coding sequence ATGGCGCAAATACAAAAAACTCTTTCAGCTCGATACATTTTCCTTTTCGCATTTTCATTTCTGCTCTTTCTACCGGGGCTTCTTTTCTCAGAAGAGAACGACTCGGTCTCTAAATGGAAGGACTTAGATCTAAAAAGATTGGATTGGCATTCCGTCCAAGGATTTAAGAAGGAATACTCCCAAGGCTTTGACGTGAGCGGCTCATCCGTTCGGAAGATAGAAGGTTTTCCGATCGTTTTGAACCAACTTTACAAGACTCCTGTTTCGGATGAGCTACAAGAGTTCACTGTTCAGACCACATTCCTATTGGATGATGAGGCAAAGAAAGAGATCTTTGTGAGCCCGATCCGATTGTTCTTAAGTTTTATCGGAGAGAACTGGGAAATCTATTTGAACGGTCATCTTCTCCGAAAAGAGATCCATCTGACTCCAGAAGGAAAGATCCAAGAGAGAAGATCGTATAGAGATCTGGAGGTCACAGTCGACTCCAGTGTGTTGAAAGAAGGAGAGAATACTCTTGTCTTTCACTTACTCGGAGATGCTCCTGCAATTCTTCTTTCCGAAGATAATTTTCTCACTCCTACGAATGTGGATCTAGGTTTTTATGTAAATGGTGATTATACTTTAGGCCAGGATTATGATTTTTCCAGACAGATCGGAGTGCTTACCAATCTTAGTTTGAATACGATCTATATCTTTTTTGGATTGTATCATCTTCTTATTTTTACCAAGAGAAGGGCGGATAAGTACAATCTATTCTTCGGAGTCTTTTCCATTTCTATGGCGATCTATTCTTTGAGCAGATCTTCCATAATTTTCGATTTTATCCAAGATACTACCTTGATTACGAGAATGGAATATGGATCCGTTGCTCTCCTTGCACCGTTATTTTTGCTATTTCTGCATGATTATTTCTACGGATCTACTCTGCCTAAATGGCCTATTCTTTTGATCGCTAGCTTTAGCTTTGTGATCTTCTTCTTCTCTTTGCTTGCTCCATTTCGGTATCTGATTACGAGCCTGAGAGCTTGGCAGATCTCAATCATTCCTTCCTTGATTTACATGCTTTATTTTATGGGGAAAGCGGTATATCTGAAGAAGAAGGATGCTTCCGTGATGGCGATTAGCCTGTTCATCATCGTATTTATTGCGGGTTACGATCTGTTGGATTCCATGTTCTTTCAACTTGGATTCAGATTTATGCAATTTGCATATCTTCTTTTTGTAATATCATTAACTACGATCCTTGCTAATCGCTTTATCGATCTCTATAGACAGTCCGAAGAATTGAATATCGAATTGAGTCATCAAAAGCTGGAACTAGCCAGGCAGAAGAATGCATTCTTCCGATTCGTTCCTATGCAATTCTTAAGTGTGCTTGGAAAAGATTCCGCGGTGGATGTGAATCTGGGAGACTCTGCTCTAAGAGAGATGAGTGTTCTATTTACAGATATTCGTTCCTTCACAACTATCTCGGAGAAGATGACTCCAGAAGAGAATTTCCGTTTTATTAATGGATACTTGGCTCGAATGGAACCTTTGATTCAGAAGTACGAAGGCTTCGTGGATAAGTTTATGGGGGATGCCATTCTCGCTTTATTCTCCGCCGAGAAATCGGCGGTCTCGGATAATTCTTGGGATGGTAAGTCTGCTGCAGACCGGGCTGTTCTAGCTGCGATCGAGATGAGAAAGAGAGTACGAGAATTAACCGAAGAAGTCAAAGAAGGTCATATTAAAGGAGTCCGCATCGGGATAGGGATCAATACCGGGAACTTGATGCTTGGGACTGTAGGATCTTCTCACAGATTGGACACCACTGTGATTGGAGATACGGTCAATGTGGCTTCTCGTTTGGAAAGTCTCACGAATTTATATAAGGCGGATATTTTAGTGACCCAAAACACTTTATCCAGTCTTACCATCCAAGACGAACTCGCAGTACGAGAAGTAGACTCAGTAGTTGTAAAAGGAAAAAGCCAGCCGATTGTAATCTACGAGATCTATGAATCAGATGATCCTCATATTCGTAAACTTAAGGATGCAACTCTTCCTCTGATATCTAGAGGGATCATTCTCTATAAGGTAGGAAATTTTAAAGAAGCTCTGCTCAATTTCGAGCAGGCTCTAAAAGTTTATCCGGAAGATATAGTACCGATCCTTTATAGAAAACGTTGCCAAGAATATATCGAATCTCCTCCAGTAGGGAATTGGATCGGGGTCCAACATCTTTTAGAGAAATAG
- a CDS encoding peroxiredoxin, which yields MSDAWEGKKLPEVSLESSEGNTVNLPKDSAGSWTLLYFYPKDDTPGCTKQACSYRDNLEDFKKAGARVFGISSDSLESHKQFIGKFNLSFPLLSDPKQTLSGPLGVYGDQEWQGRVFKGLSRDSFLVGPDGTIRKVWRKVDPTKTVAETLEAILKEAGA from the coding sequence ATGTCCGACGCATGGGAAGGAAAGAAACTACCAGAGGTTAGTCTGGAAAGCTCGGAAGGAAACACGGTGAATCTTCCGAAAGATTCTGCGGGCTCCTGGACATTATTATATTTCTATCCGAAAGACGATACTCCTGGCTGTACTAAGCAAGCTTGTTCGTATAGAGACAATCTGGAAGATTTTAAAAAAGCAGGCGCGAGAGTCTTTGGTATCAGTTCGGATTCTCTCGAAAGTCACAAGCAGTTCATCGGCAAATTCAATTTGAGCTTTCCTCTCTTATCGGATCCGAAGCAGACGTTAAGCGGACCTTTAGGAGTGTACGGAGACCAAGAATGGCAAGGTAGAGTTTTCAAAGGACTCTCCAGGGACAGCTTTTTAGTCGGACCGGACGGAACAATCCGCAAGGTATGGAGAAAAGTAGATCCGACTAAGACGGTCGCCGAAACTTTGGAGGCAATCCTGAAAGAGGCCGGTGCCTAA
- a CDS encoding SDR family NAD(P)-dependent oxidoreductase, whose translation MNLTENPQKPGTILITGGSGGLGRALVSLLGDLNYKILNWDLVPPIHTHPNETFYRVDLTSLSDLDKACGILKADFLSGPSPKEFPLNGFVHCAGYGGPYHKITEVSMEEWERIFAINLRSAFQITKSLLPVFAERKYGRLVYIASSLSVQGSALSVAYSSSKHGLVGFTKSIGAEWGEKGVTANAISPGYMETTMGIQEDQINDHRKKIIDMTPVGKIADPSEIARVVAFLLSSESGYINGANWTVDGGITSI comes from the coding sequence ATGAATCTGACGGAAAATCCGCAAAAACCTGGGACCATATTGATCACTGGGGGAAGTGGAGGTTTAGGAAGGGCCTTAGTTTCCCTTCTTGGAGATTTGAATTACAAAATCTTGAATTGGGATCTGGTCCCTCCGATTCATACTCATCCGAACGAAACCTTTTATCGAGTCGATCTTACCTCTCTCTCCGACTTGGACAAAGCATGCGGGATATTAAAAGCGGATTTTCTTTCAGGACCTTCTCCTAAGGAATTTCCTCTAAACGGTTTCGTGCATTGCGCAGGCTACGGCGGCCCATATCATAAGATTACTGAAGTTTCTATGGAAGAATGGGAAAGGATCTTTGCGATCAATCTGCGTTCTGCATTTCAGATCACCAAGTCGTTACTTCCGGTCTTTGCAGAAAGAAAATACGGCCGTTTGGTCTATATCGCATCTTCTCTTTCCGTGCAAGGGAGTGCGTTATCCGTCGCTTACTCTTCTTCTAAGCATGGGTTAGTCGGTTTTACTAAATCGATCGGAGCCGAATGGGGAGAGAAGGGAGTTACTGCGAATGCAATCAGCCCTGGTTATATGGAAACCACAATGGGGATCCAAGAAGACCAGATAAACGATCATCGCAAAAAGATAATAGATATGACTCCAGTAGGAAAGATCGCGGACCCAAGCGAGATCGCTCGGGTGGTGGCGTTTTTACTTTCTTCGGAATCGGGTTATATCAACGGAGCGAACTGGACAGTGGACGGAGGGATTACTTCGATCTAG
- a CDS encoding GAF domain-containing SpoIIE family protein phosphatase: MSFKQLSLALISDITARINSTDDLEELLGIIIETTKDVLNTEGCSLLLYDREEDCLVFQVAKGDKGESLTELKVPRGKGIAGMVLETLEPVIVNDAANDPRIYRDIDDTVGFTTRNLICVPMKTQGEIQGVLEAVNSKERPEFTSKDIKILEYLSDLAAISIRNRRLIRDLKDRARELDCLFQISQAISNISELNEFLNLTVHSISDVLGAERVSLIFQNPRTKSFELSKSIGFNLEEESHLVDESRGILNEILSNGKALLVQGSSDISPNLLNPNRYKTKSFVSVPIRQDGTIIGILNAADKKSGDSFSHQDLSILSTISNQIAEAYNSLLAKNQKEKLTSIRRDMQIASQIQINSLPNIPKKMHLLEIETSYTASKEIGGDFYDLIYHNPDEVSILIADVSGKGISAALFMEFSKTIIAGEVARNSSTSISLMGANRIIQEKSGYFMFVTVMLTRINMLKKRIRYSSAGHNEQLLYKTKEKKVVLLSGKGMPLGIKESEIEEHEVEYQPGDLLVLYTDGVSETTNEGGEMYSLENLAKLVERNGDMPVENLKDLILDTTDAFRGEADPHDDYTLVLVRLN, translated from the coding sequence ATGAGTTTCAAACAGCTCTCCCTTGCACTGATTTCCGACATAACGGCTCGTATCAATTCCACGGACGACCTAGAAGAACTTCTCGGGATCATAATAGAGACAACCAAAGACGTTTTAAATACCGAAGGCTGTTCCCTTCTTTTATACGATAGAGAAGAAGATTGCTTGGTATTCCAAGTCGCCAAAGGAGACAAGGGCGAATCTTTAACCGAGCTCAAGGTCCCTAGAGGCAAAGGGATTGCGGGTATGGTTCTAGAAACTCTTGAGCCAGTAATCGTAAACGATGCTGCAAACGATCCTAGAATCTATAGAGATATAGACGACACCGTCGGTTTTACTACTCGAAACCTAATCTGCGTCCCGATGAAGACCCAAGGAGAGATACAGGGAGTTCTCGAAGCGGTCAACTCTAAGGAAAGACCCGAGTTTACGAGTAAAGATATTAAAATATTAGAATATCTTTCGGATCTCGCGGCAATCTCCATTAGAAATCGAAGATTGATCCGAGATTTGAAGGATAGAGCAAGAGAGTTAGATTGCTTATTCCAAATCAGCCAGGCTATTTCGAATATCAGCGAGTTAAACGAATTCTTAAATCTTACTGTTCATTCTATTTCGGACGTATTGGGAGCCGAAAGAGTCTCTCTGATCTTTCAAAATCCGAGGACCAAGTCATTCGAACTTTCCAAGTCCATCGGTTTCAATTTGGAAGAAGAGTCTCATCTTGTGGACGAATCCAGAGGGATCCTGAACGAGATCCTTTCTAATGGGAAGGCGTTGCTTGTACAAGGATCAAGCGATATCAGCCCCAATCTTTTAAACCCGAATCGCTATAAAACGAAATCCTTCGTCTCCGTTCCGATCCGACAAGACGGAACAATTATTGGGATCTTGAATGCTGCGGATAAGAAGAGCGGAGATAGTTTCTCTCACCAGGACTTATCTATCTTAAGCACTATCTCCAACCAGATCGCGGAGGCTTACAATAGCCTACTCGCAAAGAACCAAAAGGAGAAGTTGACTTCGATCCGGAGAGATATGCAGATCGCTTCTCAGATCCAAATCAACTCTCTGCCTAACATCCCGAAAAAGATGCATCTCTTAGAAATAGAGACTTCCTACACTGCTTCCAAGGAGATAGGAGGAGACTTTTACGATCTTATCTATCACAATCCTGACGAAGTAAGTATTCTGATCGCAGACGTTTCGGGCAAAGGGATCTCTGCAGCTCTATTCATGGAATTCTCCAAGACGATCATCGCGGGGGAAGTCGCAAGAAATTCTTCCACAAGCATCAGTCTTATGGGTGCGAATCGCATCATCCAAGAGAAGTCGGGCTACTTCATGTTCGTGACAGTGATGCTTACCCGAATCAATATGCTCAAGAAAAGAATACGTTATTCGAGCGCAGGTCACAACGAGCAATTATTGTATAAAACGAAGGAGAAGAAGGTTGTTCTTCTCTCCGGAAAAGGAATGCCTCTTGGGATCAAAGAATCCGAGATCGAAGAGCACGAAGTAGAATATCAACCAGGAGACCTACTCGTACTCTATACGGACGGAGTGAGCGAGACAACCAACGAAGGTGGAGAGATGTATTCTTTAGAGAATCTGGCTAAGCTTGTAGAAAGAAACGGAGATATGCCGGTCGAAAATCTGAAGGACCTGATCCTAGACACCACGGACGCTTTTCGTGGAGAAGCGGATCCTCACGACGACTATACTCTCGTTTTAGTACGATTAAATTAG
- a CDS encoding M61 family metallopeptidase, producing MILKYFLDTYKPHQHLLRVEMEVHPDKQETLLCIPNWSPGSYKIRDYSKSIHKLDFISPKSGWTLEQIDLDTWKINSKGETFKISYLVYGYEHTVRTNYFTSEFILVHPPATFLYPKDKLDLEVEISWKTLSPFRYCHTGLKKKEGSKNVYKANNLDEFFDSPILLSNEKELSFSVQGCDFDLVILGDISAPDKKKIAKDLTLIMETQIPNMGGTENSYYLFILDMSENLYGGLEHLNCSINQYDPNGFSSPENYRILMELLSHEYFHHWNVKRIRPIALGPFDYQKPNLTKELWIAEGITSFFDAYFLLLCELYSPQQYLNKIWKDILELEESSGESWMSLEDSSFTAWTKYYNRPFDPNFSNTGISYYTKGAVLSLGMHLFILSETKGKKSLLDVMQALNKQYHQEKKRGFTKSEFFQTAKKATGLDLKLEFDPYISEPKRIPIEKYLHLAGIERTPSKPKAEPGFRVKEERGRLIISKILLGKSIRDVDINVGDEWISIDNRRVLSGTYKEILNNYQPKRKAEILLSRRGQILKRRIQFDSSASNCELWIDEKAKSQALETREKFFNLNKEIKLPASKPAKKKTRSK from the coding sequence GTGATCCTAAAGTATTTTCTAGACACATACAAGCCTCATCAACATTTACTTCGGGTGGAAATGGAAGTCCATCCGGACAAACAAGAAACTCTTCTCTGTATTCCAAACTGGTCTCCTGGGTCTTACAAGATCCGAGATTATTCCAAATCCATTCATAAACTTGACTTCATAAGTCCTAAATCGGGCTGGACTCTCGAACAAATCGATCTAGACACATGGAAGATCAATTCTAAGGGAGAAACATTCAAGATCTCTTATTTAGTGTACGGTTATGAACATACTGTCCGCACCAACTACTTCACAAGTGAATTCATTTTAGTCCATCCCCCGGCTACGTTTCTCTATCCGAAAGACAAACTCGATTTAGAAGTGGAGATTTCTTGGAAGACACTTTCTCCCTTCCGCTATTGTCATACCGGTCTTAAAAAGAAAGAAGGCTCCAAGAATGTATACAAAGCGAATAATTTAGACGAATTCTTTGACTCCCCTATCCTACTCTCGAATGAGAAAGAACTCAGTTTCTCTGTCCAAGGCTGTGATTTTGATCTAGTCATTCTGGGCGATATATCCGCCCCTGATAAGAAGAAGATCGCAAAGGATCTGACCCTTATCATGGAGACTCAGATCCCTAATATGGGAGGAACGGAAAATTCATATTATCTTTTCATATTGGATATGTCTGAGAATTTATATGGCGGCTTGGAGCACTTAAATTGCAGCATCAATCAATACGATCCAAACGGTTTTAGTTCCCCAGAAAATTATAGAATCCTAATGGAACTTCTCTCCCATGAGTATTTTCATCATTGGAATGTGAAACGGATCCGCCCAATCGCTCTGGGGCCTTTCGATTACCAAAAACCGAATCTTACGAAAGAATTATGGATCGCAGAAGGGATCACGAGTTTCTTCGATGCGTATTTCCTTCTACTTTGCGAGCTTTATTCCCCGCAGCAGTATCTGAACAAGATCTGGAAGGATATATTGGAGCTAGAAGAATCATCTGGCGAGTCCTGGATGAGCCTAGAAGACTCTAGCTTTACTGCATGGACAAAATATTATAATCGTCCATTCGATCCGAATTTCTCGAACACAGGAATCTCCTATTATACGAAGGGAGCTGTTCTTTCTTTAGGAATGCATCTGTTCATTCTTTCCGAGACTAAGGGAAAGAAATCACTTCTGGATGTAATGCAGGCTTTGAACAAACAGTACCACCAAGAGAAGAAGAGAGGATTTACTAAATCGGAATTCTTCCAAACTGCAAAGAAGGCGACAGGATTGGATCTAAAATTGGAATTCGATCCTTATATAAGCGAACCTAAACGGATCCCGATCGAAAAATATCTACATCTTGCAGGAATTGAAAGAACTCCATCTAAACCAAAGGCAGAACCTGGCTTTAGAGTAAAAGAAGAGAGAGGAAGATTAATCATAAGCAAGATCCTCTTAGGCAAATCCATACGAGACGTAGATATCAATGTGGGAGACGAATGGATCTCTATCGACAATCGCAGAGTACTTTCCGGAACATATAAGGAAATCCTAAATAACTACCAACCTAAGAGGAAAGCAGAGATCCTATTGTCCAGAAGAGGACAGATCCTGAAGAGAAGGATCCAATTCGATTCTTCCGCTTCAAATTGCGAGTTATGGATAGACGAAAAGGCAAAGTCACAAGCGTTAGAGACAAGAGAGAAGTTTTTCAACTTGAACAAAGAGATAAAACTTCCCGCCTCTAAACCAGCCAAGAAGAAGACTAGATCGAAGTAA
- a CDS encoding SDR family oxidoreductase: MNIFITGASGGLGRSLAEKAYAEGHRLFLTDINEKALKNLLSEWKWEKDRVLFSKLDVSSVSDWKKCMDLLYKKWARLDILMNVAGYLLPGYIYNVSPKDIDRHIDINAKGLMYGTREASVRMIAQGDGHIINIASLAGVAPIPGISLYSTSKFAVRGFSLAIAQELREKNIFVSVVCPDAIQTPMLDLQKDYEEASMTFSGNRYLKTEDVVNVIFKKVIPKKPLEVLIPGSRGFLAKIGNFFPGANALLGPSLRSKGRKKQAKYGH; encoded by the coding sequence ATGAACATTTTCATTACCGGTGCGAGCGGAGGTCTGGGAAGAAGCCTGGCTGAGAAGGCTTATGCGGAAGGACATCGTCTTTTTCTCACGGATATAAATGAGAAGGCGCTCAAGAACCTTCTTTCTGAATGGAAATGGGAAAAGGATCGGGTTCTATTCTCCAAGCTGGATGTTAGCTCTGTTTCGGATTGGAAGAAGTGTATGGACCTTCTCTATAAAAAATGGGCGAGACTCGACATTCTAATGAATGTGGCAGGCTATCTTCTTCCCGGATATATCTATAATGTTTCGCCAAAGGACATAGACAGACATATTGATATCAATGCCAAAGGATTGATGTACGGAACAAGAGAGGCTTCTGTTCGAATGATTGCACAGGGAGACGGACATATTATAAATATTGCATCTTTGGCTGGAGTTGCTCCAATCCCAGGGATCTCATTGTATTCTACTTCTAAATTTGCAGTTAGAGGATTTTCCTTAGCAATCGCTCAAGAATTAAGAGAAAAGAATATATTCGTAAGCGTGGTATGTCCTGACGCGATCCAAACTCCCATGTTGGATTTGCAAAAAGATTACGAAGAAGCTTCTATGACATTCTCCGGAAATCGCTACTTAAAAACGGAAGACGTAGTCAACGTGATCTTCAAGAAGGTAATTCCTAAAAAACCTTTGGAAGTTTTGATCCCTGGTTCTCGCGGTTTCCTTGCAAAGATAGGGAACTTCTTTCCAGGGGCAAATGCGTTACTCGGTCCTTCACTCAGAAGTAAAGGAAGAAAGAAGCAGGCCAAATACGGTCACTGA
- the argB gene encoding acetylglutamate kinase produces MEHSFERVNHILEALPYITKYSGKTVVIKYGGAAMAKADLKESFAKDIVLLKYVGIHPIIVHGGGPEINSLLDTLKIPTEFVHGHRVTNAETMDVVEMVLTGKVNKQIVSMINTQGGKAVGLSGKDGNLAVASKTKIEVDVEGKSGELIDVGLVGKIDKIDPTVILSLQEKGFIPVISPVAESEKGESLNINADTFAGELAGALKAEKLILLTDTSGILIGGKLVTGLNRALVKDYIKKGDITGGMIPKVECCLSAIDQGVRRTHIIDGRVPHSILIEIFTDQGIGSLIE; encoded by the coding sequence ATGGAACATTCCTTCGAAAGGGTCAACCATATTCTGGAAGCCCTTCCCTATATCACAAAATACTCGGGCAAAACGGTAGTGATCAAGTACGGCGGTGCTGCGATGGCAAAGGCCGACTTAAAGGAATCTTTCGCAAAGGATATCGTCCTTCTAAAATATGTTGGGATTCATCCAATCATCGTGCATGGTGGTGGTCCCGAAATCAACAGCCTATTAGATACTTTAAAGATCCCGACCGAGTTCGTGCATGGACATAGGGTTACAAACGCCGAGACAATGGATGTGGTAGAGATGGTGCTCACTGGAAAAGTGAATAAGCAGATCGTCTCCATGATCAATACGCAAGGTGGAAAGGCAGTGGGACTTTCCGGAAAGGATGGAAATCTGGCAGTCGCTTCCAAGACCAAGATAGAAGTGGATGTGGAAGGTAAGTCAGGAGAATTGATCGATGTAGGTCTCGTGGGCAAGATAGACAAGATAGATCCTACAGTCATTCTCTCCCTGCAAGAAAAGGGATTTATTCCAGTGATCTCTCCAGTAGCAGAATCGGAGAAAGGAGAATCCCTGAACATCAACGCGGACACATTTGCGGGAGAACTCGCAGGCGCATTGAAAGCGGAGAAGCTTATTCTTCTCACCGATACAAGTGGCATTCTCATCGGAGGAAAACTTGTTACAGGCCTGAACCGAGCTTTAGTAAAGGATTATATCAAAAAAGGTGATATTACTGGAGGAATGATCCCGAAGGTGGAATGTTGCCTCTCTGCAATCGACCAAGGAGTTCGAAGAACTCATATTATAGACGGAAGGGTTCCTCATTCCATTTTGATCGAGATCTTCACCGACCAAGGGATTGGTTCTTTGATCGAGTAA
- a CDS encoding trimeric intracellular cation channel family protein, with product MDLAYYFNLAGVTVFAVSGALAAAEKKTHHNDAFSVFFTGFITAIGGGTLRDITLGNYPVSWVSDSNVLWAIFIGFVITIVFPRYLLKMKTGIFLFDTIGIGIYTVIGTRISLLAGVNPFAAAILGMISAVFGGVIRDTLINEVPMIFRKEIYATACLVGAILYIFLERLQVNAEINTAVSAFAVILVRIIAVRFNLSLPKFRLPE from the coding sequence GTGGATCTGGCATATTATTTCAATTTAGCGGGAGTCACAGTCTTCGCAGTATCCGGAGCACTTGCCGCTGCCGAAAAGAAAACCCATCATAACGACGCATTCAGTGTATTCTTTACAGGATTCATTACTGCTATCGGAGGCGGGACTCTACGAGATATTACTCTGGGAAATTATCCGGTTTCTTGGGTATCTGATTCTAATGTGCTTTGGGCAATCTTTATAGGCTTCGTGATCACGATAGTATTTCCTAGATATCTATTAAAGATGAAGACAGGTATTTTTCTATTCGATACGATCGGAATAGGAATCTACACAGTGATCGGAACGAGGATCTCGTTATTAGCAGGAGTGAATCCATTTGCGGCTGCAATCTTAGGAATGATCTCGGCGGTATTCGGAGGAGTGATCCGGGATACTCTGATCAACGAAGTTCCTATGATCTTTAGAAAGGAGATTTACGCGACTGCTTGTCTAGTCGGTGCGATCTTGTATATTTTCTTAGAAAGACTGCAAGTAAATGCCGAGATCAATACGGCAGTTTCGGCATTTGCAGTCATACTCGTTCGGATCATCGCAGTAAGATTTAATCTGTCGCTGCCTAAATTCCGTTTGCCCGAATAG